The Lachnospiraceae bacterium oral taxon 500 genome window below encodes:
- the sufC gene encoding Fe-S cluster assembly ATPase SufC — MSALLEVKNLHSRIAEREILKGIDLTVKAGEIHIIMGPNGAGKSTLAYTLMGHEAYEVTAGDAFLDGQELLNMRVDERAKAGLFMSFQTPEIIPGVTVENFLRTAKVAVTGQAQKVIPFKRELMKNMDLLNMDVKYASRYLNEGFSGGEKKKNEILQMLTLQPKVAILDETDSGLDVDAIKVVADGVKAFANDTNAIIVITHYDKLLSYLDPDYVHILVDGKFVKTGGAELTKVINEQGFEAFLEK, encoded by the coding sequence ATGAGCGCATTATTAGAAGTAAAAAACTTACATTCTCGGATTGCCGAGAGAGAAATATTAAAGGGCATTGATTTAACGGTCAAAGCCGGTGAGATTCATATTATCATGGGGCCGAACGGCGCGGGCAAATCAACGCTGGCCTATACGCTGATGGGGCATGAAGCCTACGAAGTAACAGCAGGCGATGCTTTTTTGGATGGTCAGGAACTGCTCAATATGAGAGTTGACGAAAGAGCGAAAGCCGGCTTATTCATGAGCTTTCAGACACCGGAGATCATTCCCGGCGTTACGGTCGAAAACTTCCTGCGGACAGCGAAGGTGGCAGTGACCGGTCAGGCTCAGAAGGTGATTCCTTTTAAGCGGGAACTGATGAAAAATATGGATCTTTTAAATATGGACGTGAAATATGCCAGCCGCTATTTGAATGAAGGCTTTTCCGGGGGCGAAAAGAAGAAAAACGAAATTTTGCAGATGCTGACCTTGCAGCCGAAAGTGGCGATTTTGGATGAAACCGATTCGGGACTTGACGTTGATGCCATCAAAGTGGTGGCTGACGGGGTCAAGGCCTTTGCCAATGATACCAACGCGATTATCGTGATTACCCATTATGATAAATTATTGTCGTATTTAGATCCGGATTATGTTCATATCTTAGTGGACGGAAAGTTTGTTAAGACCGGCGGAGCGGAGTTGACCAAGGTCATCAATGAACAGGGCTTTGAAGCCTTTTTGGAGAAATAA
- the sufB gene encoding Fe-S cluster assembly protein SufB, giving the protein MEEKRKTYVADVERGIYDIKDEENFEFKTDSGLTEEIVREISEEKKEPAWMLETRLKALQIYNSKPFPTWGPDISGLDMDNIITYVRPKTAMQHTWDEVPSDIKNTFERLGIPQAERESLAGVGAQYDSEVVYHNLQKELADQGVVYLDIETAVREYEDIVKAHFMKLVPPTDHKFAALHGAVWSGGSFVYVPAGVQVEIPLQSYFRLNAKGAGQFEHTLIIVEKGARLHFIEGCSAPKYDVANLHAGCVELYVRENASLRYSTIENWSKNMYNLNTKRAVVGKNARMEWVSGSFGSRVSMLYPMTILKGEYAQAEFTGITFAGEGQHLDTGCKVIHAASHTTSNVNTKSISKDGGFAFYRGLVKTTPEAEHCKSTVSCESLMMDNQSKSDTLPIITLANDKIDMGHEAKIGRISDDAIFYLMSRGIDEIEAKTMIVSGFVEPITKELPLEYAVELNNLISLEFVGSIG; this is encoded by the coding sequence GTGGAAGAGAAAAGAAAAACATATGTCGCCGATGTGGAAAGGGGCATTTACGATATTAAAGACGAAGAAAACTTCGAGTTTAAAACCGATTCCGGTTTGACCGAAGAAATCGTCCGGGAAATATCCGAAGAGAAAAAAGAACCGGCCTGGATGCTGGAAACCAGATTAAAGGCCTTACAGATATATAACAGCAAACCGTTTCCAACCTGGGGCCCGGATATTTCGGGACTGGATATGGATAACATCATTACCTATGTCCGGCCCAAGACAGCCATGCAGCATACCTGGGACGAAGTGCCAAGCGATATTAAAAATACCTTTGAGCGCTTAGGTATTCCGCAGGCGGAAAGGGAATCCTTAGCCGGAGTAGGCGCACAGTATGATTCGGAAGTGGTTTATCACAATTTGCAAAAGGAACTGGCCGATCAGGGTGTGGTTTATCTGGATATTGAAACGGCTGTCAGGGAATATGAGGATATTGTCAAGGCTCATTTTATGAAGCTGGTGCCGCCGACCGATCACAAGTTTGCGGCGCTGCACGGGGCAGTCTGGTCGGGCGGCTCGTTTGTGTATGTGCCGGCCGGAGTGCAGGTCGAGATTCCCTTGCAGTCCTATTTTCGGCTGAATGCCAAGGGGGCGGGTCAGTTTGAGCATACTTTGATTATTGTGGAAAAAGGCGCAAGACTGCATTTTATTGAGGGCTGCTCGGCGCCGAAATATGATGTGGCCAATCTTCACGCTGGCTGCGTTGAGCTTTATGTTCGGGAAAATGCGTCTTTGCGTTATTCAACCATTGAGAACTGGTCGAAAAATATGTATAACTTAAATACCAAGCGGGCAGTGGTCGGGAAAAACGCCCGGATGGAATGGGTATCCGGTTCCTTTGGTTCCAGAGTGTCAATGCTTTACCCGATGACGATTTTAAAGGGCGAGTATGCCCAGGCCGAGTTTACCGGTATTACCTTTGCCGGTGAAGGGCAGCATTTGGACACCGGCTGCAAGGTAATTCACGCCGCCAGCCATACGACCAGCAATGTCAATACCAAGTCGATTTCCAAAGACGGCGGCTTTGCCTTTTACCGGGGGCTGGTGAAAACGACGCCGGAAGCCGAGCATTGTAAATCAACGGTATCCTGCGAATCGCTGATGATGGATAATCAGTCCAAGTCCGATACTTTGCCGATTATCACGCTGGCCAATGATAAAATTGATATGGGACATGAAGCCAAAATCGGCCGGATCAGCGATGATGCGATTTTTTATCTGATGTCCAGAGGAATTGATGAAATCGAGGCCAAGACTATGATTGTCAGCGGCTTTGTTGAGCCGATTACCAAGGAGCTGCCGCTGGAATATGCGGTCGAGCTGAATAACCTGATCAGTTTGGAATTTGTCGGTTCGATAGGATAG
- the sufD gene encoding Fe-S cluster assembly protein SufD, whose product MGNYLKYREAAKQSFAALPYPVWKRIGFGGYEVPAPESASAEARAEIVSEIPLAGLESLSEEQAQAFYQRINQYKYGVDPKFVHLTEGWSNFSRVYHLKRNQVAAEPIHICFDLSGEALLADEHLIYAEPGAEMTLVLEYRAQKADVPKAGEYHVGLIKVIAGENAQIKVYVAQTLPENKVHIMNAVAECAADAKVSFYTVDLGAEVVASDYHSYLLGESAAGAMEGVYLGEAENRLDLSYNIQHYGVRTDSFIEVNGALAGSAKKVFRGDIYFHKGSGQSTGREAEYVILLSENARADAIPALFCDEDDVSGEHAANAGTVDENKMFYLMSRGFTEAEAKKLIIRASFSGVFDQLPLPDLTERMEKELEGKLGNVR is encoded by the coding sequence ATGGGAAATTATTTGAAATACAGAGAAGCGGCGAAACAGAGCTTTGCTGCGCTGCCTTATCCGGTCTGGAAACGAATCGGCTTTGGCGGTTATGAGGTGCCCGCACCGGAGTCGGCGTCGGCGGAAGCCAGGGCCGAGATTGTTTCGGAGATTCCGCTGGCTGGCCTGGAGAGTTTAAGCGAAGAGCAGGCGCAGGCTTTTTACCAGAGAATCAATCAGTATAAATATGGGGTTGACCCTAAGTTTGTTCATTTAACGGAGGGCTGGAGCAATTTCAGCCGGGTGTATCATTTAAAGCGGAATCAAGTTGCGGCTGAGCCGATTCATATTTGCTTTGACTTATCCGGGGAAGCGCTGCTGGCGGATGAGCATTTGATTTATGCCGAGCCGGGTGCGGAAATGACTTTAGTTTTGGAATATCGGGCGCAGAAGGCGGACGTTCCCAAGGCCGGTGAATATCATGTCGGTCTGATTAAAGTCATTGCCGGGGAAAATGCGCAGATTAAGGTTTATGTGGCGCAGACCCTGCCGGAAAACAAGGTCCATATCATGAATGCCGTCGCCGAATGCGCGGCCGACGCCAAGGTGTCGTTTTACACTGTGGATTTAGGCGCCGAGGTCGTTGCTTCCGATTATCACAGCTATTTGCTGGGCGAAAGCGCGGCGGGGGCGATGGAAGGCGTTTATTTGGGCGAGGCGGAAAACCGGCTGGATTTGAGCTACAATATTCAGCATTACGGGGTGCGGACGGATTCCTTCATTGAGGTCAATGGCGCGCTGGCCGGCAGCGCCAAAAAGGTGTTTCGCGGTGATATATATTTCCACAAAGGTTCCGGTCAGTCCACCGGCCGGGAAGCGGAATATGTGATTTTGCTGAGTGAAAATGCCCGGGCTGACGCGATTCCGGCACTGTTTTGCGATGAAGATGACGTCTCCGGCGAGCATGCCGCCAATGCCGGAACGGTTGATGAAAATAAAATGTTTTATTTGATGAGCCGCGGTTTTACGGAAGCGGAAGCCAAAAAACTGATTATCCGGGCGTCCTTTTCCGGTGTATTTGATCAGCTGCCGCTGCCGGATTTAACTGAGCGGATGGAGAAAGAGCTGGAAGGGAAGTTGGGAAATGTACGATAA